Proteins from a genomic interval of Channa argus isolate prfri chromosome 11, Channa argus male v1.0, whole genome shotgun sequence:
- the LOC137136829 gene encoding zinc-binding protein A33-like produces MAEKIVLLESFLSCHVCSETFRDPVSLSCNHSFCSSCLHKFWEQAKNKICPICKRKSTKDYLLVNFPLKELADSFAERLKAESSEKREKKKVMVVCDKHEDEPRLFCEDEDRAVCPVCGLSLHQSHKVVPIEQAVSDLKEQLKSDLKSLQDKRHKYKQVEKTYNEMIEHSKKQLLSTEKQIRAEFNKLHQFLKEEEESRLAALREEEEQKGKTISSEMKKIQEQISSLSVSICAVEEDLQKHNVPFLSSYKPTQTRARVQCSLSDPQLLSGALIDVAKHLGNLSFRVWDKMKDKVHFSPVILDPNTANPCLYLSDDLTSARRRDTRQQLPDNPERCTNYSNVLGSEGFSSGKHSWEVEVGDHPVWNVGLAKESADRKGERTASPGYGVWCLLHRDGKYTNGVGKTVTVKKILQRIRVQLDYDRGEVSFYDPEDMTHIYTHRDTFTEKLFPYFDVGKAADAKTTDIKICQAEI; encoded by the coding sequence ATGGCTGAGAAGATTGTACTTTTAGAAAGTTTCCTGAGCTGCCATGTGTGTTCAGAGACTTTCAGAGAtcctgtgtctctgagctgcaaccacagcttctgTTCAAGCTGCCTGCATAAATTTTGGGaacaagctaaaaacaaaatctgtccCATTTGTAAAAGAAAGTCTACAAAAGATTATTTGCTAGTGAATTTTCCACTGAAGGAACTGGCTGATTCTTTTGCTGAGAGACTGAAAGCTGAATCatctgagaaaagagagaagaagaaagtaatGGTGGTGTGTGATAAACATGAAGATGAACCTAGATTGTTCTGTGAGGATGAAGACAGAGCTGTTTGTCCTGTCTGTGGGTTATCTCTCCACCAGAGTCACAAAGTGGTTCCTATAGAACAAGCAGTCAGTGACCTGAAGGAGCAGCTGAAATCTGACTTAAAGTCTCTACAGGACAAGaggcacaaatacaaacaagtggagaaaacatacaatgaaatgattGAACACTCCAAGAAGCAGCTGTtgtccacagagaagcagatcagAGCAGAGTTCAACAAGCTCCACCAGttcctgaaagaggaagaggagtccaGACTGGCAGCTctcagggaggaagaggagcagaaggggaAGACTATCAGCtcagagatgaagaagattcAGGAGCAgatctcctctctgtcagtcagtatctgtgctgttgaagaagacctgcagaaacacaacgtGCCATTCCTCAGCAGTTATAAACCCACTCAGACCAGAGCCAGAGTCCAGTGCTCACTGTCAgatccacagctgctctcaggagcactgatagatgtggccaaacacctgggcaacctgTCCTTCAGAGTCTGGGACAAGATGAAGGACAAGGTCCACTTCAGTCCTGTCATCCTGgacccaaacactgcaaacccCTGTCTCTATCTGTCTGACGATCTGACCAGTGCGAGACGTAGAGACACAAGGCAGCAGCTCCCTGATAATCCAGAGAGATGCACTAATTATTCTAATGTTCTGGGCTCTGAGGGCTTCAGCTCAGGGAAACACAgctgggaggtggaggtgggagacCATCCTGTCTGGAATGTGGGTTTAGCTAAAGAATCAGCTGACAGGAAGGGGGAACGAACTGCTTCACCAGGTTATGGAGTCTGGTGTTTATTGCATCGTGATGGAAAATACACTAATGGAGTTGGTAAAACTGTGACAGTGAAGAAGATTCTCCAGAGGATCAGAGTCCAGCTGGACTATGACAGAGGGGAGGTGTCCTTCTATGACCCTGAAGACATGACTCACATCTACActcacagagacactttcacTGAGAAACTCTTCCCATATTTTGATGTTGGAAAAGCTGCTGATGCCAAAACCACTGATATTAAAATCTGTCAAGCTGAGATTTAA
- the LOC137136174 gene encoding nuclear factor 7, brain-like, protein MTEKKESEEEEESRLAALREEEEQKGKTISTEMKTIQEQISSLSVSICAVEEDLQKHNVPFPSSYKPTQTRVQCSLSDPQLLSGALIDVAKHLGNLSFRVWENLKDKVHFSPVILDPNTANPRLYLSDDLTSVRRGDTKQQLPDNPERYTEYASVLGSEGFSSGKHSWEVEVGDHPVWNVGLAKESADRKGERTASPGFGVWCLLHRDGKYTNGVGKTVTVKKILQRIRVQLDCDRGKVSFYDPEDMSLIYTHRDTFTEKLFPYFSVGEAADAKTTDIKICQTENFLACSEM, encoded by the exons atgactgagaaaaaagaaagtgaag aggaagaggagtccaGACTGGCAGCtctgagggaggaagaggagcagaaggggaAGACTATCAGCACAGAGATGAAGACGATTCAGGAGCAgatctcctctctgtcagtcagtatctgtgctgttgaagaagacctgcagaaacacaacgtGCCATTCCCCAGCAGTTATAAACCCACTCAGACCAGAGTCCAGTGCTCACTGTCAgatccacagctgctctcaggagcactgatagatgtggccaaacacctgggcaacctgTCCTTCAGAGTCTGGGAGAACTTGAAGGACAAGGTCCACTTCAGTCCTGTCATCCTGgacccaaacactgcaaacccTCGTCTCTATCTGTCTGATGATCTGACCAGTGTGAGACGTGgagacacaaagcagcagctccCTGATAATCCAGAGAGATACACTGAATATGCCAGTGTTCTGGGCTCTGAGGGCTTCAGCTCAGGGAAACACAgctgggaggtggaggtgggagacCATCCTGTCTGGAATGTGGGTTTGGCTAAAGAATCAGCTGACAGGAAGGGGGAACGAACTGCTTCACCAGGTTTTGGAGTCTGGTGTTTATTGCATCGTGATGGAAAATACACTAATGGAGTTGGTAAAACTGTGACAGTGAAGAAGATTCTCCAGAGGATCAGAGTCCAGCTGGACTGTGACAGAGGGAAGGTGTCCTTCTATGACCCTGAAGACATGAGTCTCATCTACActcacagagacactttcactgagaaactcttcccatatttcagtgttggagaagctgctgatgCCAAAACCACTGATATTAAAATTTGTCAAACAGAGAATTTTCTGGCAtgttcagaaatgtga